In one Paraburkholderia azotifigens genomic region, the following are encoded:
- a CDS encoding MFS transporter: MESSSQAGALHAAPAATAPQTHEQPVIAKVSRHLLWFLFVLFFFSFLDRINIGFAGLTMMKDLGLTSTQFGLATTLFYVAYIAFGIPGNVVLARIGARKWIGTIMIAWGIASTATMFASSPGTLYVLRVLVGVTEAGFLPGILLYLTYWFPAAYRARANALFMIAMPVTAAVGSALSGFILGLDGTMGLKGWQWLFLLEGLPSAILGLAVYAYLDDGPQQARWLDDEEKRALAAALAAEHRQDVAVQTKSGAQGIVGELLSPVVVKFAIAYFCLVNTLAMVAVWTPLIVKSFSADASNRTIGLLAAIPQICTIVAMIWWGRRSDRRQERKWHLMIPMLFSAAGWLCTAYSANPAVRMLGVCLASAGSYTAMSIFWTTPDHALSFRARAIGIAVINATGNISSALNPLIVGWLKDATHSFSSGLLYSAVLLVIGVIVVTLLPMDKREAPRTRAA, encoded by the coding sequence ATGGAATCCTCTTCGCAAGCCGGCGCGCTGCATGCGGCGCCCGCCGCTACCGCGCCGCAAACGCACGAACAGCCCGTGATCGCCAAGGTGTCGCGGCATCTGCTGTGGTTTCTGTTCGTGCTGTTCTTCTTCTCGTTCCTCGACCGCATCAACATCGGCTTCGCCGGTCTGACGATGATGAAGGATCTCGGCCTCACGAGTACGCAGTTCGGTCTCGCGACGACGCTCTTCTATGTCGCCTACATCGCGTTCGGCATTCCCGGCAACGTCGTACTGGCGCGCATCGGTGCGCGCAAGTGGATCGGCACGATCATGATCGCGTGGGGCATCGCCTCGACGGCGACGATGTTCGCAAGCAGCCCCGGCACGCTGTATGTGCTGCGCGTGCTGGTCGGCGTGACGGAAGCGGGCTTTTTGCCGGGCATCCTGCTGTATCTGACTTACTGGTTTCCTGCCGCGTATCGGGCGCGCGCCAACGCGCTCTTCATGATCGCGATGCCCGTGACGGCGGCCGTCGGCTCGGCACTGTCGGGTTTCATTCTCGGGCTCGACGGCACGATGGGTCTGAAGGGCTGGCAATGGCTCTTTCTGCTCGAAGGCCTGCCGTCGGCGATTCTCGGCCTCGCGGTGTATGCGTATCTCGACGACGGTCCGCAGCAGGCGCGCTGGCTCGACGACGAAGAAAAGCGCGCGCTTGCCGCTGCGCTCGCGGCGGAGCATCGGCAGGACGTCGCCGTGCAGACAAAAAGCGGCGCGCAAGGCATCGTTGGCGAATTACTGTCGCCTGTGGTCGTGAAGTTCGCGATTGCGTACTTCTGTCTCGTGAATACGCTGGCGATGGTTGCCGTGTGGACGCCGCTGATCGTGAAGAGCTTCAGCGCCGACGCGAGCAATCGCACGATCGGCCTGCTCGCCGCGATTCCGCAGATCTGCACGATCGTCGCGATGATCTGGTGGGGACGCCGCTCGGACCGCAGGCAGGAACGCAAATGGCATCTGATGATCCCGATGCTGTTCTCCGCCGCCGGCTGGCTGTGCACCGCGTATTCGGCTAACCCGGCCGTTCGCATGCTCGGCGTGTGCCTCGCGTCGGCCGGTTCGTACACGGCGATGTCGATCTTCTGGACCACGCCCGATCACGCATTGAGCTTCCGCGCACGCGCCATCGGCATTGCCGTGATCAACGCGACAGGCAACATCAGTTCGGCGCTGAATCCGCTGATCGTCGGCTGGCTGAAGGACGCAACGCATAGTTTCTCGTCGGGGCTGCTGTATTCGGCGGTGCTGCTGGTGATCGGCGTGATCGTCGTGACGCTGCTGCCGATGGACAAACGCGAAGCGCCGCGCACACGCGCCGCTTGA
- a CDS encoding FAD-dependent oxidoreductase, protein MNRQFKPYPFTAKQYAARVPQLKQGVDAKRHAVTIVGGGPVGLAVALGLANHGVPCVLIEADDSVCYGSRAICISRRSLEIIERLGAVDGFLKTGLPWTGGRSFYRDTEVLHFTMPQDENQKLPPMVNLAQYHIEQFLLDAAEKRADLIDIRWQTRVKSIDSRADGATLQLATPDGDYALETDWVVAADGGRSTIREALGLQLQGTSYEGRYVIVDIELQSDRPTERLAYFDPSSNPGSTVLVHKQPDNVWRIDYQLRDGEDAEQAVKPENVMPRVQSLLDMMGEKGEWSPIWITIYKANALTLERYRHGRVMFAGDAAHLVPIFGVRGANSGIDDADNLAWKLAFVVKGLASASLLDSYSDERVAATHENLSYGTKSTEFMAPPSFAFDLMRKAVLSLAVKHPGVRSLINPRQTSAITYAHSPLNVADGDAFASGPVPGAVLAEYPLTMAEGGHAREAHLTDLVGARFTALYFSEEGEVPDSLNALVPALRERGVPFKVASLSARLHPQAKGVHAWDHTGRIFERYDAQPGTVYLVRPDGHVLGRWRAASAADIEAAIMRALA, encoded by the coding sequence ATGAACAGGCAATTCAAACCGTATCCGTTCACGGCGAAGCAATACGCGGCGCGCGTGCCGCAACTGAAGCAGGGCGTCGACGCGAAGCGCCATGCGGTGACGATCGTCGGCGGCGGGCCGGTCGGTCTCGCGGTCGCGCTCGGTCTCGCGAATCACGGCGTGCCGTGCGTGCTGATCGAAGCGGACGATTCCGTGTGCTATGGCAGCCGCGCGATCTGCATTTCGCGTCGCAGCCTGGAGATCATCGAGCGGCTCGGCGCCGTCGACGGCTTTCTGAAGACGGGCTTGCCGTGGACGGGCGGACGCAGCTTCTATCGCGACACGGAAGTGCTGCACTTCACGATGCCGCAAGACGAAAACCAGAAGCTGCCGCCGATGGTCAATCTCGCGCAGTACCACATCGAACAGTTTCTGCTCGACGCGGCGGAGAAGCGCGCCGATCTGATCGATATCCGCTGGCAGACGCGCGTGAAGTCGATCGATTCGCGCGCCGACGGCGCGACGCTGCAACTCGCCACGCCCGATGGCGACTACGCGCTGGAAACCGACTGGGTCGTTGCCGCCGATGGCGGGCGCAGCACGATCCGCGAAGCGCTTGGCTTGCAGTTGCAGGGCACGAGCTACGAAGGCCGCTATGTGATCGTCGATATCGAATTGCAAAGCGATCGGCCGACGGAACGTCTCGCGTATTTCGATCCTTCGTCGAATCCGGGTTCGACCGTGCTCGTGCACAAGCAGCCCGACAACGTGTGGCGTATCGACTATCAGCTGCGCGACGGCGAGGACGCGGAGCAGGCAGTGAAGCCTGAAAACGTGATGCCGCGCGTGCAGAGCCTGCTCGACATGATGGGCGAGAAGGGCGAGTGGTCGCCCATCTGGATCACGATCTACAAGGCCAATGCGCTGACGCTCGAACGCTATCGACACGGCCGCGTGATGTTCGCGGGCGATGCTGCGCATCTCGTGCCCATCTTCGGTGTGCGCGGCGCGAATTCGGGTATTGACGATGCCGACAATCTCGCGTGGAAACTCGCGTTCGTCGTCAAGGGGCTTGCGTCGGCATCGCTGCTCGACAGCTATTCCGACGAGCGCGTCGCGGCCACGCACGAGAACCTGAGCTACGGCACGAAGAGCACCGAGTTCATGGCGCCGCCGTCGTTCGCGTTCGATCTGATGCGCAAAGCCGTGTTGAGTCTTGCCGTGAAGCATCCGGGCGTGCGCTCGCTGATCAATCCGCGGCAGACGTCGGCGATCACGTACGCGCATTCGCCGCTGAATGTCGCCGATGGCGATGCGTTTGCATCGGGGCCGGTGCCGGGCGCGGTGCTGGCGGAGTATCCGTTGACGATGGCGGAAGGCGGGCATGCGCGCGAAGCGCATCTGACCGATCTGGTCGGCGCGCGCTTTACTGCGTTGTATTTCAGCGAAGAGGGCGAGGTGCCCGACAGTCTCAACGCGCTCGTCCCCGCGCTGCGCGAGCGCGGCGTGCCGTTCAAGGTGGCGTCGCTCAGCGCGCGTTTGCATCCGCAAGCGAAGGGCGTGCACGCGTGGGATCACACCGGGCGCATCTTCGAGCGATACGACGCGCAGCCGGGCACGGTGTATCTGGTGCGTCCGGATGGACATG